Proteins co-encoded in one Marinobacter qingdaonensis genomic window:
- the glnK gene encoding P-II family nitrogen regulator, with protein MKLVTAIIKPFKLDDVREALSEIGVQGVTVTEVKGFGRQKGHTELYRGAEYVVDFLPKVKVEVAIGDNLLDQVIESITKAANTGKIGDGKIFVTELEQAIRIRTGETGEEAV; from the coding sequence ATGAAACTTGTGACAGCGATCATCAAGCCTTTCAAGTTGGATGATGTCCGTGAGGCACTATCCGAGATTGGCGTTCAAGGCGTTACCGTCACCGAAGTCAAAGGCTTTGGTCGACAGAAGGGCCACACCGAGCTCTACCGGGGCGCAGAGTATGTCGTTGACTTCCTGCCCAAGGTCAAGGTGGAAGTGGCCATTGGCGACAACCTGCTCGACCAGGTTATCGAGTCCATCACCAAGGCGGCCAACACCGGCAAGATCGGCGACGGCAAGATCTTCGTGACCGAACTGGAGCAAGCCATCCGGATCCGGACAGGCGAAACCGGCGAAGAAGCGGTCTGA